The Streptomyces sp. NBC_00659 genomic interval GACCGGGCAGGACCCGGAGCTGATGAGCAGGTTTTGGGCGGTTGATCAGGCACTGTGCCAGCGGTTGCGGCCGTCGGACCCGGGACCGCAGACCATGGGGGTCCCTGCCCGGCTGACGCCGGTCGCTCCGGGAGGGGAGCAGAACGAGCCGGGGTGGACCGTGCCCACGCTCGTGCCGCCGCCGGTCGAGCCGCCGGAGGAGGACGAGGAGTCGCGGTGCGGGGCGCTGCTGTCGCGGTCCGTGCCGCTGTCGCTGTTGCCGCCGTGGTCGGGGTCGTTGGCCGGGATCTTGTAGGTCGCGTCCTTCTCCGACGGGCAATGCCGCACGAGGTCGGCGTCGGTCCACCGGCCCAGATCGAGGCGGACGGTGGTGGCGGAGTCGACCTTGGTTCCCTTGTCCGGGGATTGGAAACACACTCGCCAGTCGTCGCCGTCCTCCGCGGCTTCTGTGGCGGTCGGAGTGTCGACGTCGAGGTAGACGTCGTCGAGCGTGACGCGGTCGAGGTCGACACCGGCCTGCTTCAGTTCCTCGACGGCCTTGTCGTAGGTGGCGCCGACGACATCTGGCATCTTCGGCCAGGGGAGCGGGCCGCCGTCCTTCTCGGGGCACGGCTCCGAGCTCCTGACGG includes:
- a CDS encoding Stk1 family PASTA domain-containing Ser/Thr kinase, which codes for MNPYNTPTPAPSRPWWKTTPAMLGLLAPVALLSAFSVALGFLVMIAAVVAVWVLSPWRWFVRTGATFGALLLLTVGAGLGGQLDDSGTGKADAKTGDEVRASGTAVSASPSASRPAKAADYTGRPLDEAEEDARSAGYTATHHDAADESRTIILRSGWMVCFQKTATAANTIDFAAVRSSEPCPEKDGGPLPWPKMPDVVGATYDKAVEELKQAGVDLDRVTLDDVYLDVDTPTATEAAEDGDDWRVCFQSPDKGTKVDSATTVRLDLGRWTDADLVRHCPSEKDATYKIPANDPDHGGNSDSGTDRDSSAPHRDSSSSSGGSTGGGTSVGTVHPGSFCSPPGATGVSRAGTPMVCGPGSDGRNRWHSA